The Puniceicoccales bacterium DNA window TGATAAAGCAATTCCTCTTTTCGAGTACCACTGCGCTCTAAATTTATGGCAGGAAACAACCTTTTGTCCGACAATACCCTATCCAGATGCAACTCCATGTTTCCAGTGCCTTTAAATTCTTCAAAAATAACATCATCCATTCGACTGCCAGTCTCCACCAAAGCCGTAGCTATTATGG harbors:
- a CDS encoding transcription termination factor Rho yields the protein IIATALVETGSRMDDVIFEEFKGTGNMELHLDRVLSDKRLFPAINLERSGTRKEELLYHPDEIAKIYGLRRAMKGVSPSEAMEMLIGRMKKTQNNVEFLMNVNR